From Paenibacillus graminis, a single genomic window includes:
- a CDS encoding chemotaxis protein CheA — MMMELSAYRDIFIEELNDQLERMDQSLLALEQSPSPELIQTIFRAAHTIKGSSSTMGFKEMSDLTHEVEYILEWVREKKPEITSMLIDTLFRALDAMKLLRTEYISGSKYTNCSSVVSEIKALLGKPAEPERNTLPALNAAETLQAEAAVGAGEQLIAVSITLKEDCLMKAARHFILLQRLEAVCGTVISVFLFPAVTPGTDEDERYGQFTVVAATTKELQAIQDQLGDDSDIQRLHIAPYKIKLSKEAERMMDVPEASAQQANPKAEERGKGTHPTVRVNVERLDHLMNLVGELLIEQTSLADLSAAGQRSDPARVLPDISSVSDHMGSIIKELQEGVMKTRMLPIDQLFSRFPRLVRDLAQKLDKDIELLIQGGETELDRMIIEELSDPLIHLIRNSADHGIESPGVRVSGGKPAKGRITLTSFHEENHVVIRLEDDGQGIDAGRIKASALGKGIITEEQAGYLTAQEAVHLIFEPGFSTASEVSEVSGRGVGMDIVRSQIGRLNGIIDIETEPGRGTVFTIRLPLTLAIIKGLLVKVSGRVLILPMYNVAEIVRIAPEEIQVVQGEQAIINHGRIVPLSWLRDKLHYPRADRGTKTIPLVIVRSVDKIAAFAVDEIIGNQEVVIKSLGAYLGTLNHLSGATILGNGRVALILDAAYLVSH; from the coding sequence ATGATGATGGAGCTGTCTGCCTACCGCGATATTTTTATCGAAGAGTTGAACGATCAGCTGGAACGGATGGACCAGTCGCTGCTGGCCCTGGAGCAATCGCCGTCCCCGGAGCTGATCCAGACCATTTTCCGTGCAGCACATACCATTAAAGGGTCTTCCTCCACCATGGGCTTCAAGGAAATGAGTGACTTGACCCACGAAGTGGAATATATCCTGGAGTGGGTACGGGAAAAGAAACCGGAGATCACCTCCATGCTGATTGACACCTTGTTCCGTGCGCTGGATGCGATGAAGCTGCTGCGGACAGAGTACATCAGCGGCAGTAAATATACCAACTGCAGCAGCGTGGTGTCCGAAATCAAGGCACTGCTCGGCAAACCTGCCGAACCGGAGCGGAACACGCTCCCGGCTCTGAACGCAGCCGAGACGCTTCAGGCGGAGGCGGCTGTGGGCGCAGGAGAGCAGCTGATCGCTGTAAGCATCACGCTGAAAGAAGACTGTCTGATGAAGGCCGCGAGGCATTTTATCCTGCTGCAGCGGCTGGAGGCTGTGTGCGGAACGGTCATTTCCGTCTTTCTTTTTCCGGCCGTAACTCCCGGTACAGATGAAGATGAACGTTACGGCCAATTTACCGTAGTGGCTGCCACAACGAAGGAACTGCAGGCGATTCAGGACCAGCTTGGTGACGATTCTGATATTCAGCGTCTGCACATAGCCCCATACAAGATTAAGCTGTCCAAAGAAGCGGAAAGGATGATGGATGTTCCCGAGGCGTCTGCCCAGCAGGCAAACCCGAAGGCCGAGGAACGGGGGAAAGGCACCCATCCGACGGTGAGGGTTAACGTGGAGCGGCTGGATCATCTGATGAATCTGGTCGGCGAGCTGCTGATTGAGCAGACCTCCCTGGCCGATCTGAGCGCTGCCGGCCAGCGTTCAGATCCGGCCAGAGTCCTTCCGGACATTAGCAGCGTATCGGATCACATGGGCAGTATTATCAAAGAGCTCCAGGAAGGTGTAATGAAGACACGAATGCTGCCTATTGATCAGCTGTTCAGCCGTTTTCCCCGGCTTGTCCGGGATCTGGCCCAGAAGCTGGACAAGGACATTGAGCTTCTGATCCAGGGCGGTGAAACCGAACTGGACCGGATGATCATCGAAGAGCTGAGTGATCCCCTGATCCATTTGATCCGCAACAGCGCGGACCACGGGATTGAGAGCCCCGGGGTCCGCGTCTCTGGAGGGAAGCCGGCTAAGGGAAGGATAACCCTGACTTCTTTTCATGAAGAGAATCATGTGGTCATCCGTCTGGAAGACGATGGGCAAGGCATCGACGCCGGGAGAATCAAAGCTTCGGCACTCGGTAAAGGAATCATTACCGAAGAGCAGGCCGGGTACTTGACCGCTCAGGAGGCGGTCCACCTGATTTTTGAGCCCGGATTTTCGACAGCTTCAGAGGTCAGCGAGGTCTCCGGCCGGGGGGTCGGCATGGATATTGTGCGCAGTCAGATCGGACGGCTGAATGGTATTATCGATATTGAGACAGAGCCCGGCAGAGGGACCGTCTTCACAATCCGGCTCCCGCTTACGCTGGCTATCATTAAGGGCCTGCTAGTGAAGGTTTCCGGCCGGGTACTGATTCTTCCGATGTACAATGTCGCCGAAATTGTGCGCATCGCCCCGGAAGAGATTCAGGTTGTTCAGGGAGAGCAGGCGATAATCAACCACGGGCGGATTGTGCCGCTCTCCTGGCTGAGGGACAAGCTGCATTATCCCCGGGCGGACCGGGGCACCAAGACCATTCCGCTGGTCATCGTCAGATCTGTCGATAAGATCGCCGCTTTTGCCGTGGATGAGATTATCGGGAACCAGGAGGTTGTCATTAAGTCTCTTGGAGCTTATCTGGGAACCCTGAACCATCTCTCGGGAGCGACTATTCTTGGGAATGGCCGGGTTGCACTCATCCTGGATGCCGCTTACCTGGTAAGCCATTAA
- a CDS encoding chemotaxis protein CheW, whose protein sequence is MMSTLQKEQYIELAVGQETCAIRIEEVHEIIKMLSITDIPFSRNEVKGVVNLRGKVVCVMSLRNLLGMPDEPHTRATRIVVVRYRDEFVGLIVDKVNKVTTYGEIHPPSSGQGRGREGVFMGIGQREDQLIGILKLEEILGG, encoded by the coding sequence ATGATGTCAACACTGCAGAAGGAACAATATATAGAGCTTGCCGTAGGCCAGGAAACTTGCGCCATCCGCATCGAGGAAGTGCATGAAATTATCAAAATGCTCAGTATTACGGACATTCCCTTCAGCCGGAATGAAGTGAAGGGAGTCGTCAATCTGCGCGGCAAGGTAGTCTGCGTGATGAGCCTGCGTAATTTGCTGGGCATGCCTGATGAGCCGCATACCCGGGCCACACGGATTGTGGTGGTCCGTTACCGGGACGAATTTGTGGGACTCATTGTAGACAAGGTGAATAAAGTTACCACTTATGGAGAGATTCATCCTCCTTCCAGCGGACAGGGCCGGGGCCGGGAAGGCGTATTTATGGGTATCGGCCAACGCGAGGACCAGCTGATCGGCATTCTGAAGCTTGAGGAAATATTGGGCGGTTAG